Proteins encoded in a region of the Ornithodoros turicata isolate Travis chromosome 3, ASM3712646v1, whole genome shotgun sequence genome:
- the LOC135388169 gene encoding cullin-5-like isoform X2, which translates to MSLIPKEKSQLQFDERWPKMRPTILKLLHQEPITRDEWQGLFWDVHAVCLWDEKGPSKLYSALQEDILEFIRVAQKRVLEHEEDQALLNAYIREWRKFFVQCSYLPMPFGQLEAVLAGKSPKRAEEGLVRKLMLDTWNQSIFCSIKGRLQSSAMKLVHAERNGEAFDSQLVVGVRESYVNLCSNPEDRLQIYRENFERAYIDATKQFYRAQAPQYLEENGVQNYMRYADQKLKEEEQRAAKYLESYSDSVKALTECCVSVLVTAFKDVILAECPGMIRAGETERLQLMFSLLDRVTDGVGPMLRDLEQHILAQGLADMHASADIITQDSEKYVEQLLDLFQRFSKLVKDAFNDDPRFLTARDKAFKQVVNDTSVFRLELPCKQKGVANKTQPESRCPELLANYCDMLLRKTPLSKKLTSDQIEAKLKEVLLVLRYVQNKDVFMRYHKAHLTRRLILDSSADSEKEENMVEWLRDVGMPADYVNKLARMFQDIKVSEDLNQQFKDVHRNSKGLLAGNARRAFHSEQKSFLVPQLLPDSINIKILNAGAWARGSERVQVSLPLELEDFIPEVEEFYRRKHSGRKLQWYHHMSNGTITFCNQAGKFDLDVTTFQMAVVFAWNQRPHDKISFENLRLATELPDAELRRTLWSLVAFPKLKRQVLLCGFEAKSPKDFDDSTLFWVNQEFSVIKNGKVQKRGKVNLIGRLQLSTEKSKEEDNENIVQLRILRTQEAIVKIMKMRKRITNAQLQTELVEILKNMFLPSKKMIKEQIEWLIEHKYMRRDEDNINEFIYMA; encoded by the exons ATGTCCCTCATACCAAAG GAGAAGTCTCAGCTTCAGTTTGACGAAAGATGGCCCAAAATGCGGCCGACCATTCTCAAGTTGCTGCACCAAGAGCCCATTACCAGAGACGAGTGGCAGGGCTTGTTTTG GGACGTACATGCGGTTTGCCTGTGGGACGAGAAGGGTCCTTCCAAGCTGTACTCCGCGCTTCAGGAAGACATACTCGAATTCATCCGCGTTGCTCAAAAG CGTGTGCTGGAGCACGAAGAGGATCAAGCGCTGCTCAACGCCTACATCCGCGAGTGGCGAAAGTTCTTTGTGCAGTGCAGCTATCTTCCGATGCCATTCGGGCAGCTGGAAGCTGTGCTGGCGGGCAAGAGCCCCAAGAGGGCGGAGGAGGGCCTCGTTCGCAAGCTAATGCTGGATACCTGGAATCAGAGCATCTTTTGCTCAATTAAG GGCCGCCTGCAGAGCAGCGCAATGAAGCTGGTGCATGCCGAACGTAACGGAGAAGCTTTTGACTCTCAACTGGTGGTTGGGGTGAGGGAATCGTACGTGAACCTCTGCTCCAACCCCGAGGACCGGCTACAAATCTACAGGGAGAACTTTGAGCGTGCTTACATAGATGCAACAAAACAGTTCTATCGGGCACAGGCACCACAATACCTCGAAGAAAACGGTGTACAGAACTACATGAG GTACGCCGACCAGAAGTTAAAGGAAGAAGAGCAGCGTGCTGCGAAGTACCTCGAATCCTACTCCGATTCCGTTAAGGCGCTGACGGAATGCTGCGTGAGTGTCCTGGTGACTGCCTTCAAGGACGTCATCCTGGCCGAGTGTCCCGGCATGATTCGTGCGGGAGAAACAGAACGGCTCCAGCTCATGTTCTCCTTGCTGGACCGGGTTACAGACGGCGTTGGCCCAATGTTGCGTGACCTGGAGCAACACATTTTGGCGCAAGGGCTCGCTGACATGCACGCTTCTGCGGATATAATTACGCAG GACTCAGAAAAGTACGTGGAACAGTTGTTGGACCTGTTCCAGAGGTTTAGTAAGCTAGTCAAGGACGCCTTCAACGACGACCCTCGATTTCTCACTGCCAGAGACAAG GCTTTCAAGCAAGTAGTCAATGACACTTCGGTGTTTCGCCTGGAGCTTCCATGCAAACAAAAGGG GGTTGCCAACAAGACGCAGCCAGAGTCCCGGTGTCCTGAGCTGCTGGCCAATTACTGTGACATGCTCCTCCGCAAGACTCCCCTCAGCAAAAAGCTCACTTCTGACCAGATCGAGGCAAAGCTTAAAGAAGTG CTGCTGGTGCTTCGTTACGTCCAGAATAAGGACGTCTTCATGCGGTACCACAAGGCACACCTCACGAGGCGGCTCATCTTAGATTCTTCCGCAGACAGCGAAAAGGAGGAGAATATGGTGGAATGGTTGAGG GACGTGGGCATGCCTGCGGACTATGTAAATAAGTTGGCAAGAATGTTCCAAGACATCAAAGTGAGCGAAGATCTGAACCAACAGTTCAAGGACGTGCATCGGAACAGCAAGGGGCTCCTCGCAGGTAATGCTCGGCGCGCGTTCCACTCCGAACAGAAGTCATTTCTGGTTCCGCAACTGTTGCCAGACTCTATAAACATCAAGATCCTGAATGCCGGCGCATGGGCGAGGGGCAGCGAGAGGGTGCAGGTTTCACTGCCCCTCGAATTGGAGGACTTCATCCCAGAGGTGGAGGAGTTCTACCGCAGGAAGCACAGCGGACGCAAGCTGCAGTGGTACCACCACATGTCCAATGGCACG ATAACATTTTGCAACCAAGCTGGTAAGTTCGACCTGGACGTGACCACCTTCCAGATGGCAGTCGTGTTTGCGTGGAACCAGCGGCCGCACGACAAGATATCCTTCGAAAACCTCAGGCTGGCCACGGAACTTCCCGACGCTGAGCTGCGGAGAACGCTTTGG TCCTTAGTTGCCTTTCCCAAATTAAAACGGCAAGTATTGCTATGTGGGTTCGAGGCTAAATCTCCGAAGGACTTCGATGACAGCACACTTTTCTGGGTGAACCAGGAATTCTCAGTGAT AAAAAACGGCAAAGTACAGAAACGAGGAAAGGTGAACCTCATCGGACGGCTGCAACTGTCGACGGAAAAGAGCAAAGAAGAAGACAACGAAAACATAGTCCAGTTGAGGATATTGCGTACACAG GAGGCCATAGTGAAGATAATGAAAATGCGCAAGCGTATCACCAACGCGCAGCTGCAGACGGAACTTGTGGAGATCCTCAAGAACATGTTCCTCCCATCCAAGAAGATGATCAAAGAGCAGATCGAATGGCTCATCGAGCACAAGTACATGCGCCGAGACGAGGACAACATCAACGAGTTCATCTACATGGCCTGA
- the LOC135388169 gene encoding cullin-5-like isoform X3 has protein sequence MVGAAVTSMAVTIKEKSQLQFDERWPKMRPTILKLLHQEPITRDEWQGLFWDVHAVCLWDEKGPSKLYSALQEDILEFIRVAQKRVLEHEEDQALLNAYIREWRKFFVQCSYLPMPFGQLEAVLAGKSPKRAEEGLVRKLMLDTWNQSIFCSIKGRLQSSAMKLVHAERNGEAFDSQLVVGVRESYVNLCSNPEDRLQIYRENFERAYIDATKQFYRAQAPQYLEENGVQNYMRYADQKLKEEEQRAAKYLESYSDSVKALTECCVSVLVTAFKDVILAECPGMIRAGETERLQLMFSLLDRVTDGVGPMLRDLEQHILAQGLADMHASADIITQDSEKYVEQLLDLFQRFSKLVKDAFNDDPRFLTARDKAFKQVVNDTSVFRLELPCKQKGVANKTQPESRCPELLANYCDMLLRKTPLSKKLTSDQIEAKLKEVLLVLRYVQNKDVFMRYHKAHLTRRLILDSSADSEKEENMVEWLRDVGMPADYVNKLARMFQDIKVSEDLNQQFKDVHRNSKGLLADSINIKILNAGAWARGSERVQVSLPLELEDFIPEVEEFYRRKHSGRKLQWYHHMSNGTITFCNQAGKFDLDVTTFQMAVVFAWNQRPHDKISFENLRLATELPDAELRRTLWSLVAFPKLKRQVLLCGFEAKSPKDFDDSTLFWVNQEFSVIKNGKVQKRGKVNLIGRLQLSTEKSKEEDNENIVQLRILRTQEAIVKIMKMRKRITNAQLQTELVEILKNMFLPSKKMIKEQIEWLIEHKYMRRDEDNINEFIYMA, from the exons GAGAAGTCTCAGCTTCAGTTTGACGAAAGATGGCCCAAAATGCGGCCGACCATTCTCAAGTTGCTGCACCAAGAGCCCATTACCAGAGACGAGTGGCAGGGCTTGTTTTG GGACGTACATGCGGTTTGCCTGTGGGACGAGAAGGGTCCTTCCAAGCTGTACTCCGCGCTTCAGGAAGACATACTCGAATTCATCCGCGTTGCTCAAAAG CGTGTGCTGGAGCACGAAGAGGATCAAGCGCTGCTCAACGCCTACATCCGCGAGTGGCGAAAGTTCTTTGTGCAGTGCAGCTATCTTCCGATGCCATTCGGGCAGCTGGAAGCTGTGCTGGCGGGCAAGAGCCCCAAGAGGGCGGAGGAGGGCCTCGTTCGCAAGCTAATGCTGGATACCTGGAATCAGAGCATCTTTTGCTCAATTAAG GGCCGCCTGCAGAGCAGCGCAATGAAGCTGGTGCATGCCGAACGTAACGGAGAAGCTTTTGACTCTCAACTGGTGGTTGGGGTGAGGGAATCGTACGTGAACCTCTGCTCCAACCCCGAGGACCGGCTACAAATCTACAGGGAGAACTTTGAGCGTGCTTACATAGATGCAACAAAACAGTTCTATCGGGCACAGGCACCACAATACCTCGAAGAAAACGGTGTACAGAACTACATGAG GTACGCCGACCAGAAGTTAAAGGAAGAAGAGCAGCGTGCTGCGAAGTACCTCGAATCCTACTCCGATTCCGTTAAGGCGCTGACGGAATGCTGCGTGAGTGTCCTGGTGACTGCCTTCAAGGACGTCATCCTGGCCGAGTGTCCCGGCATGATTCGTGCGGGAGAAACAGAACGGCTCCAGCTCATGTTCTCCTTGCTGGACCGGGTTACAGACGGCGTTGGCCCAATGTTGCGTGACCTGGAGCAACACATTTTGGCGCAAGGGCTCGCTGACATGCACGCTTCTGCGGATATAATTACGCAG GACTCAGAAAAGTACGTGGAACAGTTGTTGGACCTGTTCCAGAGGTTTAGTAAGCTAGTCAAGGACGCCTTCAACGACGACCCTCGATTTCTCACTGCCAGAGACAAG GCTTTCAAGCAAGTAGTCAATGACACTTCGGTGTTTCGCCTGGAGCTTCCATGCAAACAAAAGGG GGTTGCCAACAAGACGCAGCCAGAGTCCCGGTGTCCTGAGCTGCTGGCCAATTACTGTGACATGCTCCTCCGCAAGACTCCCCTCAGCAAAAAGCTCACTTCTGACCAGATCGAGGCAAAGCTTAAAGAAGTG CTGCTGGTGCTTCGTTACGTCCAGAATAAGGACGTCTTCATGCGGTACCACAAGGCACACCTCACGAGGCGGCTCATCTTAGATTCTTCCGCAGACAGCGAAAAGGAGGAGAATATGGTGGAATGGTTGAGG GACGTGGGCATGCCTGCGGACTATGTAAATAAGTTGGCAAGAATGTTCCAAGACATCAAAGTGAGCGAAGATCTGAACCAACAGTTCAAGGACGTGCATCGGAACAGCAAGGGGCTCCTCGCAG ACTCTATAAACATCAAGATCCTGAATGCCGGCGCATGGGCGAGGGGCAGCGAGAGGGTGCAGGTTTCACTGCCCCTCGAATTGGAGGACTTCATCCCAGAGGTGGAGGAGTTCTACCGCAGGAAGCACAGCGGACGCAAGCTGCAGTGGTACCACCACATGTCCAATGGCACG ATAACATTTTGCAACCAAGCTGGTAAGTTCGACCTGGACGTGACCACCTTCCAGATGGCAGTCGTGTTTGCGTGGAACCAGCGGCCGCACGACAAGATATCCTTCGAAAACCTCAGGCTGGCCACGGAACTTCCCGACGCTGAGCTGCGGAGAACGCTTTGG TCCTTAGTTGCCTTTCCCAAATTAAAACGGCAAGTATTGCTATGTGGGTTCGAGGCTAAATCTCCGAAGGACTTCGATGACAGCACACTTTTCTGGGTGAACCAGGAATTCTCAGTGAT AAAAAACGGCAAAGTACAGAAACGAGGAAAGGTGAACCTCATCGGACGGCTGCAACTGTCGACGGAAAAGAGCAAAGAAGAAGACAACGAAAACATAGTCCAGTTGAGGATATTGCGTACACAG GAGGCCATAGTGAAGATAATGAAAATGCGCAAGCGTATCACCAACGCGCAGCTGCAGACGGAACTTGTGGAGATCCTCAAGAACATGTTCCTCCCATCCAAGAAGATGATCAAAGAGCAGATCGAATGGCTCATCGAGCACAAGTACATGCGCCGAGACGAGGACAACATCAACGAGTTCATCTACATGGCCTGA
- the LOC135388169 gene encoding cullin-5-like isoform X1 translates to MVGAAVTSMAVTIKEKSQLQFDERWPKMRPTILKLLHQEPITRDEWQGLFWDVHAVCLWDEKGPSKLYSALQEDILEFIRVAQKRVLEHEEDQALLNAYIREWRKFFVQCSYLPMPFGQLEAVLAGKSPKRAEEGLVRKLMLDTWNQSIFCSIKGRLQSSAMKLVHAERNGEAFDSQLVVGVRESYVNLCSNPEDRLQIYRENFERAYIDATKQFYRAQAPQYLEENGVQNYMRYADQKLKEEEQRAAKYLESYSDSVKALTECCVSVLVTAFKDVILAECPGMIRAGETERLQLMFSLLDRVTDGVGPMLRDLEQHILAQGLADMHASADIITQDSEKYVEQLLDLFQRFSKLVKDAFNDDPRFLTARDKAFKQVVNDTSVFRLELPCKQKGVANKTQPESRCPELLANYCDMLLRKTPLSKKLTSDQIEAKLKEVLLVLRYVQNKDVFMRYHKAHLTRRLILDSSADSEKEENMVEWLRDVGMPADYVNKLARMFQDIKVSEDLNQQFKDVHRNSKGLLAGNARRAFHSEQKSFLVPQLLPDSINIKILNAGAWARGSERVQVSLPLELEDFIPEVEEFYRRKHSGRKLQWYHHMSNGTITFCNQAGKFDLDVTTFQMAVVFAWNQRPHDKISFENLRLATELPDAELRRTLWSLVAFPKLKRQVLLCGFEAKSPKDFDDSTLFWVNQEFSVIKNGKVQKRGKVNLIGRLQLSTEKSKEEDNENIVQLRILRTQEAIVKIMKMRKRITNAQLQTELVEILKNMFLPSKKMIKEQIEWLIEHKYMRRDEDNINEFIYMA, encoded by the exons GAGAAGTCTCAGCTTCAGTTTGACGAAAGATGGCCCAAAATGCGGCCGACCATTCTCAAGTTGCTGCACCAAGAGCCCATTACCAGAGACGAGTGGCAGGGCTTGTTTTG GGACGTACATGCGGTTTGCCTGTGGGACGAGAAGGGTCCTTCCAAGCTGTACTCCGCGCTTCAGGAAGACATACTCGAATTCATCCGCGTTGCTCAAAAG CGTGTGCTGGAGCACGAAGAGGATCAAGCGCTGCTCAACGCCTACATCCGCGAGTGGCGAAAGTTCTTTGTGCAGTGCAGCTATCTTCCGATGCCATTCGGGCAGCTGGAAGCTGTGCTGGCGGGCAAGAGCCCCAAGAGGGCGGAGGAGGGCCTCGTTCGCAAGCTAATGCTGGATACCTGGAATCAGAGCATCTTTTGCTCAATTAAG GGCCGCCTGCAGAGCAGCGCAATGAAGCTGGTGCATGCCGAACGTAACGGAGAAGCTTTTGACTCTCAACTGGTGGTTGGGGTGAGGGAATCGTACGTGAACCTCTGCTCCAACCCCGAGGACCGGCTACAAATCTACAGGGAGAACTTTGAGCGTGCTTACATAGATGCAACAAAACAGTTCTATCGGGCACAGGCACCACAATACCTCGAAGAAAACGGTGTACAGAACTACATGAG GTACGCCGACCAGAAGTTAAAGGAAGAAGAGCAGCGTGCTGCGAAGTACCTCGAATCCTACTCCGATTCCGTTAAGGCGCTGACGGAATGCTGCGTGAGTGTCCTGGTGACTGCCTTCAAGGACGTCATCCTGGCCGAGTGTCCCGGCATGATTCGTGCGGGAGAAACAGAACGGCTCCAGCTCATGTTCTCCTTGCTGGACCGGGTTACAGACGGCGTTGGCCCAATGTTGCGTGACCTGGAGCAACACATTTTGGCGCAAGGGCTCGCTGACATGCACGCTTCTGCGGATATAATTACGCAG GACTCAGAAAAGTACGTGGAACAGTTGTTGGACCTGTTCCAGAGGTTTAGTAAGCTAGTCAAGGACGCCTTCAACGACGACCCTCGATTTCTCACTGCCAGAGACAAG GCTTTCAAGCAAGTAGTCAATGACACTTCGGTGTTTCGCCTGGAGCTTCCATGCAAACAAAAGGG GGTTGCCAACAAGACGCAGCCAGAGTCCCGGTGTCCTGAGCTGCTGGCCAATTACTGTGACATGCTCCTCCGCAAGACTCCCCTCAGCAAAAAGCTCACTTCTGACCAGATCGAGGCAAAGCTTAAAGAAGTG CTGCTGGTGCTTCGTTACGTCCAGAATAAGGACGTCTTCATGCGGTACCACAAGGCACACCTCACGAGGCGGCTCATCTTAGATTCTTCCGCAGACAGCGAAAAGGAGGAGAATATGGTGGAATGGTTGAGG GACGTGGGCATGCCTGCGGACTATGTAAATAAGTTGGCAAGAATGTTCCAAGACATCAAAGTGAGCGAAGATCTGAACCAACAGTTCAAGGACGTGCATCGGAACAGCAAGGGGCTCCTCGCAGGTAATGCTCGGCGCGCGTTCCACTCCGAACAGAAGTCATTTCTGGTTCCGCAACTGTTGCCAGACTCTATAAACATCAAGATCCTGAATGCCGGCGCATGGGCGAGGGGCAGCGAGAGGGTGCAGGTTTCACTGCCCCTCGAATTGGAGGACTTCATCCCAGAGGTGGAGGAGTTCTACCGCAGGAAGCACAGCGGACGCAAGCTGCAGTGGTACCACCACATGTCCAATGGCACG ATAACATTTTGCAACCAAGCTGGTAAGTTCGACCTGGACGTGACCACCTTCCAGATGGCAGTCGTGTTTGCGTGGAACCAGCGGCCGCACGACAAGATATCCTTCGAAAACCTCAGGCTGGCCACGGAACTTCCCGACGCTGAGCTGCGGAGAACGCTTTGG TCCTTAGTTGCCTTTCCCAAATTAAAACGGCAAGTATTGCTATGTGGGTTCGAGGCTAAATCTCCGAAGGACTTCGATGACAGCACACTTTTCTGGGTGAACCAGGAATTCTCAGTGAT AAAAAACGGCAAAGTACAGAAACGAGGAAAGGTGAACCTCATCGGACGGCTGCAACTGTCGACGGAAAAGAGCAAAGAAGAAGACAACGAAAACATAGTCCAGTTGAGGATATTGCGTACACAG GAGGCCATAGTGAAGATAATGAAAATGCGCAAGCGTATCACCAACGCGCAGCTGCAGACGGAACTTGTGGAGATCCTCAAGAACATGTTCCTCCCATCCAAGAAGATGATCAAAGAGCAGATCGAATGGCTCATCGAGCACAAGTACATGCGCCGAGACGAGGACAACATCAACGAGTTCATCTACATGGCCTGA
- the LOC135387743 gene encoding cysteine-rich PDZ-binding protein-like: MVCEKCEKKLGKVITPDPWKAGARNTTEGGGRMINENKALTAKKARFTPFGNFPQCRICRQKVHQVGSHYCQGCAYKKGICAMCGKKILETKNYRQSST, encoded by the coding sequence ATGGTGTGTGAAAAGTGCGAGAAGAAACTGGGCAAAGTGATCACCCCCGATCCATGGAAGGCTGGTGCGAGGAACACGACCGAGGGCGGTGGGCGAATGATCAACGAAAACAAAGCGCTCACGGCCAAGAAAGCGAGGTTCACACCATTCGGAAACTTCCCTCAGTGCCGAATATGCAGGCAGAAAGTGCATCAAGTGGGATCTCATTACTGTCAAGGATGCGCCTACAAAAAGGGAATATGTGCCATGTGTGGCAAGAAGATTCTGGAAACTAAGAATTACCGGCAATCATCAACGTGA
- the LOC135388170 gene encoding chromatin assembly factor 1 subunit B-like isoform X2, which produces MKCSIPEISWHNRDPILSLDFQPSKEKRRRLATCGTDTHVMIWLVLPHANGSISLEFRADLTRHTKSVNVVRFSNTGELLASGDDEANIILWKQAEKRSDDIFDDSVENKENWVAHKVLRGHIDDICDVCWSPSDCFLASGSIDNTCIIWDVGRGKNVGILKENKGFVQGVSWDPQDVYLTTLSSDRSLRVFSTRTKKVVHNVQKATIPQAKANKEVKPSRIFYDDTLKSFCRRLAFSPDGELLVAPSGIIEQDEGKISNSVYVFSRSRLNEPVYYLPTGSTPSIAVRFCPLFFKLRSPQGDKDEDGTDLPQSLWRLPYRMVFAVATQDAVLLYDTQQSAPFGHISNIHYARLSDLTWSPDGQILIASSTDGFCSIITFAKDEIGEVYEGDLPHLSANKSPTLQIEPTTSPTAESNTPERQQEDVAVDMQPLDEIDKRSPDQSEKMDHDGAASCPMEDGDDQKTKRNEMSQNETKPNICQKPPRRVQLITLSSKCT; this is translated from the exons ATGAAGTGCAGTATCCCAGAAATATCGTGGCACAACAGAGATCCCATACTGAGCTTAGATTTTCAGCCTTCGAAAGAGAAACGCAGACGCCTTGCGACATGCGGAACTGATACTCATGTCATG ATATGGCTCGTTTTACCGCATGCGAACGGGAGCATCAGCTTAGAGTTTCGTGCTGATTTGACACGGCATACGAAGTCCGTCAACGTTGTCCGGTTTTCGAACACAG GTGAACTGCTGGCCTCAGGAGATGATG AGGCAAACATAATCTTGTGGAAGCAGGCAGAGAAAAGGTCCGACGATATTTTCGACGACTCTGTTGAAAACAAGGAGAACTGGGTGGCACATAAAGTTTTAAG GGGTCACATAGACGACATCTGTGACGTCTGCTGGTCGCCTAGCGATTGCTTTTTGGCTTCGGGTTCGATCGACAACACCTGCATTATCTGGGATGTCGGCAGAG GTAAAAATGTGGGAATCCTCAAGGAGAACAAGGGCTTTGTGCAAGGTGTCAGTTGGGATCCACAGGATGTTTACTTGACGACATTGAGTTCAGATAG GTCCTTGCGTGTATTTAGTACGAGGACCAAGAAAGTGGTACATAATGTTCAGAAGGCTACTATACCACAAGCAAAAGCCAACAAAGAA GTCAAACCCAGCAGAATATTCTACGACGACACCCTGAAGTCGTTCTGCCGGCGGTTGGCGTTCTCTCCCGACGGGGAGCTCCTGGTCGCGCCGTCCGGCATCATCGAGCAGGACGAAGGAAAGATCAGTAACAGCGTTTACGTGTTTTCGAGGAGCCGTCTAAATGA GCCAGTTTATTACCTGCCCACTGGAAGCACCCCCAGTATAGCTGTTCGGTTCTGCCCCCTCTTCTTCAAGCTCCGTAGCCCTCAAG GTGACAAGGATGAAGACGGCACCGATCTTCCGCAATCCCTTTGGAG GCTTCCTTACAGAATGGTGTTCGCAGTTGCGACACAGGACGCGGTGCTGCTGTACGACACGCAGCAGTCAGCTCCCTTTGGTCACATCTCCAACATCCACTACGCCAGGCTTAGTGACCTCACCTG GTCCCCGGACGGACAGATCCTGATTGCCTCTTCGACGGACGGGTTCTGCTCCATCATCACTTTCGCCAAAGATGAGATTGGAGAGGTGTACGAGGGAGACTTGCCCCACCTGAGTGCTAACAAGAG CCCGACACTGCAAATCGAACCCACGACATCTCCAACAGCGGAGTCCAACACACCTGAAAGACAGCAAGAAGATGTAGCTGTCGACATGCAACCGTTGGACGAAATAGATAAACGAAGTCCAGACCAATCTGAGAAAATGGACCACGATGGAGCAGCCAGCTGTCCCATGGAAGATGGGGATGATCAGAAAACCAAGCGTAACGAAATGAGCCAAAATGAAACAAAACCGAACATTTGCCAGAAGCCACCAAGGAGAGTGCAGCTCATCACACTATCTTCAAAGTGCACCTGA
- the LOC135388170 gene encoding chromatin assembly factor 1 subunit B-like isoform X1 yields MKCSIPEISWHNRDPILSLDFQPSKEKRRRLATCGTDTHVMIWLVLPHANGSISLEFRADLTRHTKSVNVVRFSNTGELLASGDDEANIILWKQAEKRSDDIFDDSVENKENWVAHKVLRGHIDDICDVCWSPSDCFLASGSIDNTCIIWDVGRGKNVGILKENKGFVQGVSWDPQDVYLTTLSSDRSLRVFSTRTKKVVHNVQKATIPQAKANKEVKPSRIFYDDTLKSFCRRLAFSPDGELLVAPSGIIEQDEGKISNSVYVFSRSRLNEPVYYLPTGSTPSIAVRFCPLFFKLRSPQGNGDKDEDGTDLPQSLWRLPYRMVFAVATQDAVLLYDTQQSAPFGHISNIHYARLSDLTWSPDGQILIASSTDGFCSIITFAKDEIGEVYEGDLPHLSANKSPTLQIEPTTSPTAESNTPERQQEDVAVDMQPLDEIDKRSPDQSEKMDHDGAASCPMEDGDDQKTKRNEMSQNETKPNICQKPPRRVQLITLSSKCT; encoded by the exons ATGAAGTGCAGTATCCCAGAAATATCGTGGCACAACAGAGATCCCATACTGAGCTTAGATTTTCAGCCTTCGAAAGAGAAACGCAGACGCCTTGCGACATGCGGAACTGATACTCATGTCATG ATATGGCTCGTTTTACCGCATGCGAACGGGAGCATCAGCTTAGAGTTTCGTGCTGATTTGACACGGCATACGAAGTCCGTCAACGTTGTCCGGTTTTCGAACACAG GTGAACTGCTGGCCTCAGGAGATGATG AGGCAAACATAATCTTGTGGAAGCAGGCAGAGAAAAGGTCCGACGATATTTTCGACGACTCTGTTGAAAACAAGGAGAACTGGGTGGCACATAAAGTTTTAAG GGGTCACATAGACGACATCTGTGACGTCTGCTGGTCGCCTAGCGATTGCTTTTTGGCTTCGGGTTCGATCGACAACACCTGCATTATCTGGGATGTCGGCAGAG GTAAAAATGTGGGAATCCTCAAGGAGAACAAGGGCTTTGTGCAAGGTGTCAGTTGGGATCCACAGGATGTTTACTTGACGACATTGAGTTCAGATAG GTCCTTGCGTGTATTTAGTACGAGGACCAAGAAAGTGGTACATAATGTTCAGAAGGCTACTATACCACAAGCAAAAGCCAACAAAGAA GTCAAACCCAGCAGAATATTCTACGACGACACCCTGAAGTCGTTCTGCCGGCGGTTGGCGTTCTCTCCCGACGGGGAGCTCCTGGTCGCGCCGTCCGGCATCATCGAGCAGGACGAAGGAAAGATCAGTAACAGCGTTTACGTGTTTTCGAGGAGCCGTCTAAATGA GCCAGTTTATTACCTGCCCACTGGAAGCACCCCCAGTATAGCTGTTCGGTTCTGCCCCCTCTTCTTCAAGCTCCGTAGCCCTCAAGGTAACG GTGACAAGGATGAAGACGGCACCGATCTTCCGCAATCCCTTTGGAG GCTTCCTTACAGAATGGTGTTCGCAGTTGCGACACAGGACGCGGTGCTGCTGTACGACACGCAGCAGTCAGCTCCCTTTGGTCACATCTCCAACATCCACTACGCCAGGCTTAGTGACCTCACCTG GTCCCCGGACGGACAGATCCTGATTGCCTCTTCGACGGACGGGTTCTGCTCCATCATCACTTTCGCCAAAGATGAGATTGGAGAGGTGTACGAGGGAGACTTGCCCCACCTGAGTGCTAACAAGAG CCCGACACTGCAAATCGAACCCACGACATCTCCAACAGCGGAGTCCAACACACCTGAAAGACAGCAAGAAGATGTAGCTGTCGACATGCAACCGTTGGACGAAATAGATAAACGAAGTCCAGACCAATCTGAGAAAATGGACCACGATGGAGCAGCCAGCTGTCCCATGGAAGATGGGGATGATCAGAAAACCAAGCGTAACGAAATGAGCCAAAATGAAACAAAACCGAACATTTGCCAGAAGCCACCAAGGAGAGTGCAGCTCATCACACTATCTTCAAAGTGCACCTGA